In one Dermatophilaceae bacterium Sec6.4 genomic region, the following are encoded:
- a CDS encoding MOSC N-terminal beta barrel domain-containing protein → MSDDLPTAIEVTGLRIHPVKSTAIRGVQSAQVTRAGLIGDREWMVVDGGGDLVSARELPALFAIVADNRGTGVQHDLQLTAPGMHPMVVSYPENGATQVRMFSDPPLTARSAGSDVDDWLQQAIGRADLHLVWCHDPAARRLDPEYSRPGDYTAFADGFPLTLVTDPSVRRLQEWVDETTSERGEEPVRIPAARFRANIEVSGPIAAFEEDTWSRIRIGAVEFRVPVPSARCVMTTIDERLHKGKEPIRTMARHRRWDGRTWFAPNLIPDGEGTICVGDVLEVLERAPRRNPTTRDR, encoded by the coding sequence GTGAGCGACGATCTACCTACTGCCATCGAGGTGACCGGGCTGCGCATCCACCCGGTGAAATCGACCGCCATCCGGGGTGTGCAGTCCGCGCAGGTGACCCGGGCAGGGCTGATCGGCGATCGCGAATGGATGGTCGTCGATGGTGGCGGCGACCTCGTCTCGGCTCGCGAGTTACCCGCGCTCTTCGCGATCGTCGCGGACAACCGCGGAACCGGTGTGCAGCACGATCTGCAGTTGACCGCCCCCGGAATGCACCCGATGGTGGTTTCCTACCCTGAGAACGGGGCTACCCAGGTCCGGATGTTCTCCGATCCGCCCCTCACGGCACGGTCAGCAGGGAGCGACGTTGACGACTGGTTGCAACAGGCAATCGGTCGAGCGGACCTGCATCTGGTGTGGTGCCACGACCCGGCCGCCAGACGTCTGGACCCGGAATACAGCAGGCCCGGCGACTACACCGCGTTCGCCGACGGCTTTCCCCTCACCCTGGTCACCGATCCGTCGGTGCGCCGCCTGCAGGAGTGGGTCGATGAGACCACGAGCGAACGTGGCGAAGAGCCGGTCCGGATCCCGGCTGCTCGATTCCGCGCGAACATCGAGGTCAGTGGGCCGATCGCTGCGTTCGAGGAGGACACCTGGTCCCGGATCCGGATCGGTGCAGTGGAATTCAGGGTGCCCGTGCCGTCCGCACGATGCGTGATGACGACGATCGACGAGCGCCTGCACAAGGGCAAGGAACCGATCCGGACGATGGCCCGCCACCGACGCTGGGACGGCAGGACCTGGTTCGCACCGAACCTCATCCCGGACGGCGAAGGCACTATCTGCGTCGGGGACGTCCTTGAGGTACTCGAACGCGCACCCCGGCGCAACCCCACAACTCGCGATCGCTAG
- a CDS encoding carbonic anhydrase codes for MSGFDDLLRANRQFADTFTLGGFDGVAAAGVAIVTCMDSRIDPLRMVGLAPGDAKIFRNPGGRVTDAALEALVMCAHLLNVERVLVIPHTRCAVSTSTERELREQVADSAGVDASWQRFHVVADQLESLAEDVAKVRTHPLIRDRVQVGGFLYDVDTGLLDQHF; via the coding sequence ATGAGCGGATTCGATGACCTCCTGCGTGCCAATCGGCAGTTCGCCGACACCTTCACCCTGGGTGGCTTCGACGGCGTCGCGGCTGCCGGTGTCGCCATCGTCACGTGTATGGATTCGCGCATCGACCCGCTGCGGATGGTCGGGCTGGCACCCGGTGACGCGAAGATCTTCCGCAACCCCGGCGGCCGGGTGACCGACGCAGCGCTGGAAGCTCTCGTCATGTGTGCCCACCTGTTGAATGTCGAGCGCGTGCTGGTCATCCCGCACACCCGTTGCGCGGTCTCGACCTCCACCGAGCGCGAGCTACGCGAGCAGGTCGCCGATTCAGCCGGTGTCGATGCCAGTTGGCAGCGGTTCCACGTGGTGGCGGACCAGCTGGAGTCCCTCGCCGAGGATGTCGCGAAGGTGCGCACCCACCCATTGATCCGTGACCGGGTGCAGGTGGGCGGATTTCTCTACGACGTCGACACCGGCCTACTGGACCAGCACTTCTAA
- a CDS encoding fumarate hydratase gives MPDFGYRDLLPIGADATTYRLLTTQGVRTVPGPGGRTFLEVDPQILQLLADTAMHDIAHYLRPAHLAQLRSIIDDPEASNNDKFVALDLLKNAGIAAAGVLPMCQDTGTAIVMGKKGSQVLINGGTPDEAALSRGIHDAYTRLNLRYSQMAPLTTWEEVNTGNNLPAQIELYADTEAGHETTYKFLFMAKGGGSANKSFLFQETKAVLNPSAMLAFLDEKLRGLGTAACPPYHLAIVIGGTSAEFALKTAKYASAKYLDDLPREGSRVAHGFRDVELEEQVLELTRAFGIGAQFGGKYFCHDVRVVRLPRHGASLPIAIAVSCSADRQCLAKITADGVFIEELETDPARFLPEVTDEALSGSDGGQDVVQIDLNRPMADILAELTRHPVKTRLSLTGPLVVARDIAHAKIKERLDTGHEMPQYLKDHAVYYAGPAKTPEGYASGSFGPTTAGRMDSYVEQFQAAGGSMVMLAKGNRSSQVTDACTAHGGFYLGSIGGPAARLAQDCITSVDVLEYPELGMEAIWKIEVRDFPAFIVVDDKGGDFFAATAKPMALTINRREGLPRS, from the coding sequence ATGCCCGACTTCGGCTACCGCGACCTACTGCCCATCGGGGCAGATGCCACGACGTACCGATTGCTCACCACCCAGGGAGTCCGCACCGTACCGGGCCCGGGTGGTCGCACCTTCCTGGAGGTCGACCCGCAGATCTTGCAGCTGCTGGCCGACACCGCGATGCATGACATCGCGCATTACCTACGCCCCGCACACCTCGCTCAGTTGCGCTCGATCATCGATGATCCGGAGGCGAGCAACAACGACAAGTTCGTGGCCCTGGACCTGCTGAAGAATGCTGGGATCGCCGCCGCCGGCGTGCTGCCCATGTGCCAGGACACCGGCACTGCGATCGTGATGGGCAAGAAGGGTTCTCAGGTCCTCATCAACGGCGGTACCCCAGATGAAGCCGCGCTGTCCCGCGGCATCCACGACGCCTACACCCGCCTGAACCTGCGCTACTCCCAGATGGCGCCGTTGACCACCTGGGAGGAGGTCAACACCGGTAACAACCTTCCTGCCCAGATCGAGTTGTACGCCGATACCGAGGCCGGGCACGAGACGACCTACAAGTTCCTGTTCATGGCCAAGGGCGGCGGTTCGGCCAATAAGTCCTTCCTCTTCCAGGAGACGAAGGCCGTGCTGAACCCGAGCGCGATGCTGGCGTTCCTGGACGAGAAGCTACGCGGGCTGGGTACCGCCGCCTGCCCGCCCTACCATCTCGCCATCGTCATCGGCGGCACCAGCGCAGAGTTCGCCCTCAAGACCGCGAAGTACGCGAGCGCCAAATATCTGGATGATCTGCCCAGAGAGGGTTCGCGGGTCGCGCACGGTTTCCGGGACGTCGAACTCGAGGAGCAGGTGCTGGAACTGACCCGTGCATTCGGTATCGGCGCGCAGTTCGGCGGCAAGTACTTCTGCCACGACGTGCGCGTCGTGCGGCTGCCGCGGCACGGGGCCTCCCTGCCGATCGCGATCGCTGTCAGCTGTTCCGCAGACCGGCAGTGCCTGGCCAAGATCACTGCCGACGGAGTCTTCATCGAGGAGCTGGAAACAGACCCCGCGCGCTTCCTGCCGGAGGTCACCGATGAGGCCCTGAGCGGCAGCGACGGCGGCCAGGATGTCGTGCAGATCGATCTGAACCGGCCGATGGCCGACATCCTGGCCGAGCTCACCAGGCATCCCGTCAAGACGCGATTGTCGCTGACCGGTCCGCTGGTCGTCGCACGCGACATCGCACACGCCAAGATCAAGGAACGCCTGGACACCGGGCACGAGATGCCGCAGTACCTCAAGGACCACGCGGTCTACTACGCAGGGCCCGCGAAAACCCCGGAAGGCTATGCGTCCGGCTCGTTCGGGCCCACCACTGCCGGTCGGATGGACTCGTACGTCGAGCAGTTCCAGGCGGCAGGCGGGTCGATGGTGATGCTTGCCAAGGGCAACCGCAGCAGTCAGGTCACCGATGCCTGCACAGCGCACGGCGGGTTCTACCTCGGGTCGATCGGTGGACCGGCGGCGCGGCTGGCCCAGGACTGCATCACCTCGGTGGACGTCCTGGAGTACCCCGAGCTGGGAATGGAGGCGATCTGGAAGATCGAGGTGCGCGACTTCCCTGCTTTCATCGTGGTCGATGACAAGGGCGGCGACTTCTTCGCCGCGACCGCAAAACCGATGGCATTGACCATCAACCGACGAGAAGGACTGCCGAGATCATGA
- a CDS encoding extracellular solute-binding protein: MRRHSSGRRGLALATAGVMLASLGLAACGSSSSASGTKALTWYINPDIGNTDPSKGGQASLAQICSKASGGKYNIKVQLLPNSASDQRIQLLRRLVANDSSMDLMSMDPAFVTEFASADLLAPVPASMDKEFKADRVDSAIKGATFDNKLIAVPFWANTQLLWYSKKVAKAAGLDISVNNPVTWAQVIDAAKKEKKQIGVQAKLYEGYSVWINALIAGAGGKIVDNPAATAVDTKLGINSPAGKDAAKIISTIANSGLGGPAMGSSDETAALALFQSKAAAFLVNWPYTYAALTGDKSDVGAAVYPRTVAGKDAAPPFGGIDLAVGKSSKSPEVAYQAAACITNEKNQAAYMAVAGNPASRKAAFTDPAVLKAFPNGIAATILKSLGTATPRPLSPYWGDISTGLQQQFSPPSSVNANTPVKAQKFITNVLKGKALL, encoded by the coding sequence ATGAGAAGACACTCATCTGGTCGCCGTGGGCTCGCCCTGGCAACTGCGGGGGTCATGCTCGCCTCGCTGGGTCTTGCTGCCTGCGGAAGTAGCAGCAGCGCCAGCGGGACCAAAGCCCTGACCTGGTACATCAACCCGGACATCGGAAATACCGACCCCAGCAAGGGCGGTCAGGCCTCGTTGGCCCAGATCTGCTCTAAGGCCTCGGGCGGGAAATACAACATCAAGGTGCAGTTGCTTCCGAACAGCGCCAGTGATCAACGGATCCAGTTGCTGCGGCGCCTCGTCGCCAACGACAGTTCAATGGATCTGATGAGCATGGACCCGGCCTTCGTGACCGAGTTCGCCTCTGCTGACCTCCTGGCCCCGGTCCCGGCGAGTATGGACAAAGAGTTCAAGGCCGACCGGGTGGACTCGGCCATCAAGGGCGCGACGTTCGACAACAAGTTGATCGCGGTGCCGTTCTGGGCCAATACCCAGCTGCTCTGGTACAGCAAGAAGGTCGCCAAGGCTGCCGGCCTCGACATCTCCGTCAACAACCCGGTCACCTGGGCGCAGGTCATCGACGCAGCCAAGAAGGAAAAGAAGCAGATCGGTGTACAGGCCAAGCTGTACGAGGGATATTCGGTCTGGATCAACGCGTTGATCGCCGGTGCAGGCGGCAAGATCGTCGACAATCCGGCCGCCACCGCTGTCGATACGAAGCTCGGCATCAACAGCCCCGCCGGTAAGGACGCCGCCAAGATCATCTCCACGATCGCCAACTCTGGCCTCGGAGGACCGGCGATGGGTTCCTCGGATGAGACGGCGGCACTGGCACTGTTCCAGAGCAAGGCCGCCGCATTCCTGGTCAACTGGCCCTACACCTACGCCGCGTTGACGGGTGACAAGAGCGACGTCGGCGCTGCTGTCTATCCGCGCACCGTGGCCGGCAAGGACGCCGCGCCGCCGTTCGGCGGTATCGACCTCGCGGTCGGCAAGAGCAGCAAATCCCCCGAGGTGGCCTACCAGGCCGCCGCCTGTATCACCAACGAAAAGAACCAGGCTGCCTACATGGCCGTCGCCGGTAACCCGGCGAGCCGTAAGGCTGCGTTCACCGATCCGGCCGTGCTGAAGGCGTTCCCGAACGGCATCGCAGCGACCATCCTGAAATCACTGGGTACCGCTACTCCGCGACCGTTGTCGCCGTACTGGGGTGACATCTCCACGGGTCTGCAGCAGCAGTTCAGCCCGCCGAGCTCGGTGAATGCAAACACGCCCGTCAAGGCGCAGAAATTCATCACGAACGTCTTGAAGGGGAAGGCACTGCTGTGA
- a CDS encoding sugar ABC transporter permease: MSTVEDTKTGARSARRGEKKPQISDRTRGERKLGWKLAGPAFLVMILVTFYPIAYALYLSLFNYRLTDPAARKFVWFQNYITSLSDPLFWKATGITALITIITLIVELVFGMAIAMVMNKIVLPRKTLRTIVLIPYSIITVVSAFSWLYAFKFDTGFVNHWLHFLSFGAFDPTYNWFGGTWSSLTIICLSEIWKTTPFMSLLLLAGLAQVDQSMEEAAKVDGASWWQTQVKVVFPSMKAAIMVAVVFRALDAFRIYDNPYVMTGGANNTDTLSMLVGRETVTRAEIGMGSALAVLLFIFVLIIAGVLVRGFKVDLTGDKN, from the coding sequence GTGAGCACTGTCGAAGACACCAAGACCGGAGCTCGCTCCGCTCGCCGCGGTGAGAAGAAACCGCAGATATCGGACCGCACCAGAGGTGAGCGCAAGCTCGGCTGGAAGCTGGCGGGGCCGGCATTCCTGGTGATGATCCTGGTGACGTTCTACCCGATCGCCTATGCGCTGTACCTGTCGTTGTTCAACTACCGGTTGACCGACCCCGCCGCGCGCAAGTTCGTGTGGTTCCAGAACTACATCACCTCCCTGAGTGACCCGTTGTTCTGGAAAGCCACCGGCATCACGGCGCTGATCACCATCATCACCTTGATCGTCGAGCTGGTGTTCGGTATGGCGATCGCCATGGTGATGAACAAGATCGTGCTACCGCGCAAGACGCTGCGCACCATTGTGCTGATCCCGTACTCGATCATCACCGTGGTCTCGGCGTTCTCCTGGCTCTACGCGTTCAAGTTCGACACCGGATTCGTCAACCACTGGTTGCACTTCCTGTCCTTCGGGGCGTTCGATCCGACCTACAACTGGTTCGGCGGAACCTGGTCCTCACTGACGATCATCTGCCTGTCGGAGATCTGGAAGACGACGCCCTTCATGTCCCTGCTCCTGCTGGCGGGATTGGCCCAGGTCGACCAGTCGATGGAGGAGGCCGCGAAGGTAGACGGTGCCTCCTGGTGGCAGACCCAGGTGAAGGTGGTCTTCCCCAGCATGAAGGCGGCCATCATGGTTGCCGTGGTTTTCCGGGCTCTGGATGCCTTCCGCATCTACGACAACCCCTATGTGATGACCGGTGGTGCCAACAACACCGACACCCTCTCGATGCTCGTCGGTCGAGAAACGGTCACCCGAGCCGAGATCGGAATGGGTTCGGCGCTCGCTGTGCTGTTGTTCATTTTCGTGCTCATAATCGCCGGGGTGCTGGTCCGCGGCTTCAAGGTCGACCTGACGGGGGATAAGAACTGA
- a CDS encoding carbohydrate ABC transporter permease: MDTNVTNKTKWGLAGISIPIMLWTLIPILWILATSLKSTTALADQGANVFGNFWPKNISWENYSLIFTGGAKDLFVPALWHSVVVCLAATVISVVLATFCAYAIARLEFPGKKAILLTALTVSFFPVIAMVTPLFNLWRILGLFDTLPGLIIPYITLTLPLSIWILTAFFQQIPWEMEQAAQVDGASSWEAFVKVVAPLALPGVFTTAIIAFFVAWNDFVFSSNLTAARAQTVPAALNSFTGASQFTQPTGAICAAAVVVTIPVVILVLVFQRRIVAGLTSGAVKG, translated from the coding sequence ATGGACACCAACGTCACCAACAAGACCAAGTGGGGTCTGGCCGGGATCTCGATCCCGATCATGCTGTGGACCTTGATTCCGATCCTGTGGATTCTGGCGACCTCGCTCAAGAGCACGACCGCGCTCGCAGACCAGGGCGCCAACGTCTTCGGAAACTTCTGGCCGAAGAACATCTCGTGGGAGAACTACAGTCTGATCTTCACCGGGGGAGCCAAGGACCTCTTCGTCCCGGCGTTGTGGCACTCCGTGGTCGTCTGTCTGGCCGCCACCGTCATCAGTGTGGTGCTCGCGACGTTCTGCGCCTACGCGATCGCCCGGTTGGAGTTTCCCGGCAAGAAGGCAATCCTGCTCACCGCGCTCACCGTCTCGTTCTTCCCGGTGATCGCGATGGTCACCCCGTTGTTCAACCTGTGGCGCATCCTGGGCCTGTTCGACACGTTGCCCGGGTTGATCATTCCCTACATCACCCTCACGCTGCCGCTGTCGATCTGGATCCTGACGGCGTTCTTCCAGCAGATCCCGTGGGAGATGGAACAGGCGGCTCAGGTCGATGGAGCAAGCAGTTGGGAGGCGTTCGTGAAAGTGGTCGCGCCGCTGGCACTCCCAGGTGTTTTCACGACGGCGATCATTGCCTTCTTCGTAGCCTGGAACGACTTTGTGTTCTCCAGTAACCTGACCGCGGCTCGAGCTCAGACCGTCCCGGCGGCGTTGAACTCCTTTACCGGGGCCAGTCAGTTCACCCAGCCCACCGGTGCGATCTGCGCTGCAGCAGTCGTCGTCACCATCCCCGTCGTCATCTTGGTGCTGGTCTTCCAGCGTCGGATCGTCGCCGGACTCACCTCCGGTGCCGTCAAAGGCTGA
- the ugpC gene encoding sn-glycerol-3-phosphate ABC transporter ATP-binding protein UgpC codes for MSSIKLKNLVKKYGDGFPAVNDVSLDIADGEFMILVGPSGCGKSTLLRMVVGLEDITGGDLEINDKRVNDLAPRDRNLAMVFQNYALYPHLTVFENIAFPLRLAKGKFTNEEIKAKVNTASDMLELGEHLDRKPANLSGGQRQRVAMGRAIVRDADAFLFDEPLSNLDAKLRGQMRTEIARMQRRLGFTCLYVTHDQTEAMTLGDRVAVLKKGVLQQCASPRELYEQPVNIFVAGFIGSPPMNFLPAQVEGDTLKLPIADVKLTGELAEKVKGKKAVIVGLRPEHIKDTSLGDTINNAVSFTSIVDVREWLGNEQYAYIPFEPDPSMQKTLEELDRDLDGEGMRTQMVVNLDARSRVREGEEAHLAFDPSLMHVFDPETGDCLTRDDELAAEIARDNEEQRKAALERARSIEARSAEEKAPKQAS; via the coding sequence GTGTCAAGCATCAAGCTCAAGAATCTCGTCAAGAAGTACGGCGACGGCTTCCCTGCGGTCAACGATGTCTCGCTGGACATCGCCGACGGCGAATTCATGATCCTCGTCGGACCGTCCGGTTGCGGCAAGTCCACGTTGTTGCGGATGGTCGTCGGCCTCGAGGACATTACCGGCGGTGACCTGGAGATCAATGACAAGCGGGTCAACGACCTGGCCCCGCGCGATCGCAACCTGGCGATGGTCTTCCAGAACTACGCGCTCTACCCGCACCTGACCGTCTTCGAGAACATTGCGTTCCCGCTGCGTCTCGCCAAGGGCAAGTTCACCAACGAGGAGATCAAGGCGAAGGTCAATACCGCGTCGGACATGCTCGAGCTCGGTGAGCACCTGGACCGCAAGCCCGCCAACCTTTCCGGTGGGCAACGCCAGCGGGTGGCTATGGGTCGCGCCATCGTCCGCGACGCCGATGCATTCCTCTTCGACGAGCCGCTGTCCAACCTGGACGCCAAGCTGCGCGGTCAGATGCGTACCGAGATCGCGCGTATGCAGCGTCGGCTCGGTTTCACCTGCCTCTACGTCACGCACGACCAGACCGAGGCCATGACTCTGGGTGACCGGGTGGCCGTGTTGAAGAAGGGCGTTCTCCAGCAGTGCGCCTCGCCGCGCGAGCTGTACGAACAGCCGGTCAATATCTTCGTGGCCGGCTTCATCGGATCGCCGCCGATGAACTTCCTGCCCGCGCAGGTGGAGGGTGACACCCTCAAGTTGCCCATCGCCGACGTCAAGCTCACCGGTGAGTTGGCAGAAAAGGTCAAGGGCAAGAAGGCCGTCATCGTCGGTCTGCGCCCCGAGCACATCAAAGACACCTCGCTGGGCGACACCATCAACAACGCTGTCTCGTTCACGTCGATCGTCGACGTGCGGGAATGGTTGGGCAATGAGCAGTATGCCTACATCCCCTTCGAGCCGGACCCCTCCATGCAGAAGACGCTGGAGGAATTGGACCGCGACCTCGACGGCGAGGGCATGCGTACCCAGATGGTCGTCAACCTCGACGCCCGCTCGCGGGTGCGTGAGGGCGAGGAGGCCCATCTGGCCTTCGACCCGTCCCTGATGCACGTATTCGACCCCGAGACCGGTGACTGTCTGACCCGCGACGACGAGCTTGCAGCCGAAATCGCGAGGGACAACGAAGAGCAGCGCAAGGCCGCATTGGAGCGGGCCCGTTCCATCGAAGCCCGAAGTGCCGAGGAGAAGGCACCGAAGCAGGCTTCATGA
- a CDS encoding SDR family oxidoreductase — protein MTQRAKSVLVTGGTRGIGRAIAEELSPTHDLLIGGRDEAAVLRVCAQLRSAVPFVADLADEEATSAAAGRIESLDAVVHSAGLLGHGRITELTRADWRMTMELNVIAVADLTRLLLPQLRSARGHVIVINSGSGYRSGAGGGLYSASKFAARAFTDALREEESASGVRVTSVHPGRVDTDMQRELVLAEGGTDYDGDRFIRPESIALTVRLALELPADAAMHEVSVRPGPR, from the coding sequence ATGACGCAACGAGCAAAGTCCGTCCTGGTCACCGGAGGCACGCGCGGGATCGGCCGCGCGATCGCCGAAGAACTGTCGCCGACCCACGACCTGCTGATCGGCGGCCGCGATGAAGCTGCAGTGCTGCGGGTGTGCGCTCAGCTGCGGTCGGCGGTGCCCTTCGTCGCGGATCTGGCTGACGAGGAAGCGACATCGGCCGCTGCGGGGCGCATCGAGTCGCTGGATGCCGTGGTGCATTCGGCCGGACTACTCGGGCACGGCCGGATCACCGAACTGACGCGGGCCGACTGGCGCATGACGATGGAACTCAACGTGATCGCGGTCGCTGATCTGACGCGTCTGTTACTTCCGCAGTTGCGCAGCGCGCGCGGCCACGTGATCGTGATCAACTCCGGCTCGGGGTACCGCTCCGGCGCCGGAGGCGGTCTTTATTCGGCGAGTAAGTTCGCGGCCAGAGCGTTCACCGACGCGCTGCGGGAGGAAGAGTCTGCCTCCGGTGTCCGCGTGACCAGCGTGCACCCGGGCCGGGTGGACACCGACATGCAACGTGAGCTCGTTCTCGCCGAAGGCGGGACCGACTACGACGGCGACCGCTTCATCCGACCGGAATCCATCGCCCTCACCGTGCGTCTGGCGCTCGAGCTACCCGCTGACGCCGCGATGCACGAGGTATCAGTGCGGCCCGGGCCCCGCTGA
- a CDS encoding carbohydrate kinase, which translates to MDSHLVIGEALIDIVHSVDGSVREHVGGSPLNVAIGLRRLGHDVTLATCIGADVHGELIEQVLRDDGVRLGAHSAESPRTSTAAATLDPTGAATYAFDLEWNPVPPLPHLSGHLHTGSIATVLQPGASTVRDAVVGHRARGTTSFDPNLRPTIIGDAASVRSGIEELVGLSDVVKASDEDIEWLYGHDGAEVDLTQILRLWAQLGPSLAVATLGSDGALVYLSGADEVVKVPGLRVDLIDTVGAGDSFMSGMLSSLLDSGLLGDVEARQRLRGAGRDVLLEAVDRAIAASAITVSRAGSNPPVRSELISAGPGPH; encoded by the coding sequence GTGGATTCCCACCTCGTCATCGGTGAGGCACTCATCGATATCGTGCACAGTGTCGATGGTTCGGTGCGTGAGCACGTCGGCGGCTCGCCGCTCAATGTCGCTATCGGCCTTCGACGGTTGGGTCATGACGTGACGTTGGCGACGTGCATCGGCGCGGACGTACACGGCGAGTTGATCGAGCAGGTGCTACGCGATGACGGGGTGCGGTTGGGCGCGCACAGTGCCGAATCACCGCGCACGTCGACGGCAGCAGCCACCCTTGATCCCACGGGAGCTGCGACCTACGCCTTCGACCTGGAATGGAACCCGGTGCCTCCCCTGCCCCATCTCTCGGGTCACCTGCACACCGGGTCGATCGCGACGGTGCTGCAACCTGGTGCCAGCACCGTGCGGGATGCGGTGGTGGGCCACCGAGCGCGAGGCACGACCTCCTTCGACCCCAACCTGCGACCGACGATCATCGGCGATGCAGCCTCGGTCCGCTCCGGTATCGAAGAGCTGGTGGGCCTCAGCGATGTCGTCAAAGCCAGCGACGAAGACATCGAATGGCTCTACGGGCACGACGGCGCTGAGGTCGACCTGACGCAGATCCTCAGGCTGTGGGCACAACTGGGTCCGTCGCTGGCCGTGGCAACTCTCGGATCAGACGGTGCGCTGGTGTATCTGAGCGGCGCCGACGAGGTCGTCAAGGTGCCCGGACTGCGGGTGGACCTCATCGACACGGTCGGTGCCGGAGATTCGTTCATGTCGGGCATGTTGTCCAGCCTGTTGGACAGCGGCCTGCTGGGTGATGTCGAAGCCCGCCAGCGCCTGCGTGGGGCGGGCCGGGATGTCCTGTTGGAAGCTGTTGATCGGGCGATAGCGGCGTCAGCGATCACGGTGTCCCGTGCGGGGTCCAACCCGCCGGTCCGCAGCGAACTGATCTCAGCGGGGCCCGGGCCGCACTGA